The Streptomyces tubercidicus DNA segment ACGGGCTCCAGCCTTGTGCACCAGTGGAGTTGCGGCGAGCAGCAGCGCGTAGACGCCGAGGAACCAGAAGGGGGAGTACGCCAGCCACATCAGCGTGTGGATCGTCTCGTGCGCCGTGCCGGCGAGCACCAGGCCCAGCCACACCAGCCCCCAGGTGAGGGCGAACGCCGTCGCGGGGCGGAGCAGGCCGGCCAGCCGCTGGGTCAGCCAAGTCCGGTAGCCGGTTCCAAGGGCCAGCGCCGCCGTGTAGCCGCGGGCGCTGACCCGGCCGCCCACCAGGAAGAACACGGCCAGGGACTGGAGTATCCAGGTCGCCGGGGCGAGTTCGGGCCGGCGCCCGAGCGGGCTGCCCCCGACCAGATGGCCGCCCGCCTGGAGGACGACGCCGCTCACCAGCCAATGGCCCAGGACCACTCCCGTGATGGCCAGTGCGCGCAGCACATCCGCCGCCCGGTCGCGGTCCGCCGGGGTCTCCGCGTCGATGCGCAGCACCGCCGTGTGGACGGCCTGCCAGGGGGTGCGCCGTACGGGAAGGGGGCGCAGCGGGGCGGTGGGCAGCGGTGGCTGCCGGACCGGGGACGGCGGGCGCAGTTCCAGGTCAGTCATCGGAGACCTCCGTGCCCCGGCCGAGCGCGATCAGGGATATGTTGCGCAGCGGGAGTCCGCCGGGGCGGAGATAGTCGCTGTGGCTGCCGGGGCCCGCGGGGAAGATCCGCGCGCCGAACGCTTCGGTGACGGGGTCGGTGCCGAACCCGACCTGTTCGCCCAGCAGATCGAGGCTGACGTGGGGGACGCCCTCGATCCAGTCGGTCGCTCCCCGGCCCGCCCAGACCGGGACGCGGGTGCGGAGTCCGGCCCGGGAGCGTACGCCCGTGCCGGGGCTGCCGAAGAGCACCACATCCGCGAGGGAGGACTCCTCCGGCGCGTCCATACGGCGCAGGGCGGTCGCGCACACCACGGAGCCGTAGGAGTGACAGAGCAGGGACACCGGGGCCGAGGCGTTCACCTTCCGCAAGTCCCCGACCAGCCCGGCCAGTCGGCGTCCGCCGTCCAGTGCGCGGTCGGTGGAGACGATGTCCCGGCTCATCGTGCGGGGCGCCGGGTAGCCGTACCAGGCCACCACCGCGGTCTTCCGGTCCGGCTGGAGCTTCGTCATCTCGGCGTGCAGCGCACCGGCGCCGCCGTGCAACGAGGCGTAGACGGTGCCCAGTTGATCGAAGGTGTCGACGGTGGTGTCCGAGCCGGGCACCACGACGGCGATCCGGTCGGCGTGGGCCAGGTCGCCGAGCACCTCGACGACCTGGCCGTCGCCACGCGGACTGAAGGAGAGGAAGTGCCGGTCCTTCCGGGCCAGCCGGCCGAGGACTCCGGCCCGGCCGTCGTCACCCATGTCGTGGGCCGCGCGCCGGGACGCGGTGATGAAGCGGTGGTTGGCCGCGTACCGCGCCGCCAGGGTGTCCGGCCGCAGCGCTGGGAGCCGGGACTGCACCGGCGTACCCGG contains these protein-coding regions:
- a CDS encoding alpha/beta hydrolase, with product MRAARLRRGLAMALTACSIVVTVAAAARSTVPGTPVQSRLPALRPDTLAARYAANHRFITASRRAAHDMGDDGRAGVLGRLARKDRHFLSFSPRGDGQVVEVLGDLAHADRIAVVVPGSDTTVDTFDQLGTVYASLHGGAGALHAEMTKLQPDRKTAVVAWYGYPAPRTMSRDIVSTDRALDGGRRLAGLVGDLRKVNASAPVSLLCHSYGSVVCATALRRMDAPEESSLADVVLFGSPGTGVRSRAGLRTRVPVWAGRGATDWIEGVPHVSLDLLGEQVGFGTDPVTEAFGARIFPAGPGSHSDYLRPGGLPLRNISLIALGRGTEVSDD